From the genome of Gryllotalpicola protaetiae:
GGAATCGGATTCCTCGGTGCTGGGCTCATCCTCACCCGCCGCGGCACGGTCCGCGGCCTGACCACGGCCGCTTCTGTGTGGGAGACCGCGGCGATCGGAATGGCCGCCGGAGCCGGACTCTGGCTGCTCGCCCTGGCCGTGACCGCCCTGCACTTCGTCATCGCCTACGGGCTTCGAGCCCTCACTCGTCGGCTGCCCGGAGGCAGGGACCTTCAGTTTCAGGTCGAGGTCGTCTACGACGACGGGCGCGGGCTGCTGCGCGGCATCCTCTCGTCGATCACCGGCAACGGCTGGGCCGTCCATAGAGCAGAACCCCACCCCGCCGACTCTGAGGGAACGGCAGCGCTCACCCTCGAACTCGCCGGTGAGAACAACCCTGACACCCTCATCGCCGCACTGACCGGCATCGACGGCATCCGAAGCGTCCAACTGCTCGACGAGAGCGACCTCGAATAGCTCGGGACCTATGAAGACAAGTGGGCGTACCGTGGCTCCCGTGCCCGTCGCGCTCGTGATCCACGCCCATCCTGACGATGAGGTGTTCGCAACCGCGGCGTGGATGCGGGAGCTTGCGACCACCGGATGGACGGTGCGGAACGTCATCGCTACAGGCGGTGAAGCCGCCGAGCTCGCGAAAACTCGCGGAGACGTGGAAGCCGCGCGCAGACAACGCCTGGCGAAGTTCGAAAGGGCACTCGATCTGCTCGGCTCAGATTCGTGGGAATGGCTGGACCGCAAGAGCTCCTGGCTGGACTCCGCCGCCCACCCCGAGCGCGCCGTCGCCGCGGCCGACTCCCAACTCGTCACCAGCCACGTTCGACGGGCGCTCGCCCAGCACAAGCCGGGCGTGATCCTGACCGTCGGCGCCGACGGGTTGACCGGACACCCGGACCACATCGCGATCCATCACGCCGTCCGCGACGCGGTGCGCGCCGACGGCATCCCCTCGGACGGCGCATGGGGTGCCCGGCTCCATGCCAACGACATCGCCGCAGCCAAGAAGCACGTTACAAAGGAACTCGGCAAGAAGGCGGCGCTCGGCACGGGCCGGACTGCAGGGGCGTCGCACACGCTGATCGACATCGACGCGGCGCCCGTGGCGAAACTGCGCCGCCAGCTTCTGGATGTGTATTCGCCAGGCCTCGGGACGAAACCCCTCACCAAGGTCGCGAAGACGAACCCGGGCGACTCCGGGTTCCTCCGCGCTCATTTCGACGCGAGCCGCTGGGTAGTCGAACGGTACGAGGCGATCAGCTGATCGCCTCGACCGAGTCGAGGTGGCGCAGATATGAGCACGCCGCCGTTTCCGACCAGGGCGACGGTGATCCAGCGCTGCGTGATGGCTCCACTCCGAAAAGATGTCGGCGCAGCTCCTGTGCGTGGCGTGGGCCGTCGTGCCCACGGGCTCGGCCCGCGTGCCGGCCGCATTCCGCAGAAGGCTTCTGCACGTCCCCTCGGAGCCCTTCTCGTTCTCTCAGTTGCGCCGCCACAAGGCCAGATTGAGCACTGTTGCGAATCCGGTCCAGGCCACGTAAGGGAGCAGCGCGGCTGCAGCCGCCCGGTCGAGGCGAGCGGTGCGGTCGATCAGCGCCAGGTTCGCCCCGTCGAGCGCGACGATGGTCGCGAGGCCGGCGGGCAGGGACCTCGCCGCGAAGAACGCCCAGCACCAGCCCGCATTGAGAACGAGGTCGCCGGTAAGGGCAGCGGC
Proteins encoded in this window:
- a CDS encoding MgtC/SapB family protein; its protein translation is MTHAVSMFEGQGWLQICELLLAFALSALIGLERQLRGRSAGLRTQAIVGTASALFLLVSKYGFTDVLSSHVILDPSRVAAQIVSGIGFLGAGLILTRRGTVRGLTTAASVWETAAIGMAAGAGLWLLALAVTALHFVIAYGLRALTRRLPGGRDLQFQVEVVYDDGRGLLRGILSSITGNGWAVHRAEPHPADSEGTAALTLELAGENNPDTLIAALTGIDGIRSVQLLDESDLE
- a CDS encoding PIG-L deacetylase family protein encodes the protein MPVALVIHAHPDDEVFATAAWMRELATTGWTVRNVIATGGEAAELAKTRGDVEAARRQRLAKFERALDLLGSDSWEWLDRKSSWLDSAAHPERAVAAADSQLVTSHVRRALAQHKPGVILTVGADGLTGHPDHIAIHHAVRDAVRADGIPSDGAWGARLHANDIAAAKKHVTKELGKKAALGTGRTAGASHTLIDIDAAPVAKLRRQLLDVYSPGLGTKPLTKVAKTNPGDSGFLRAHFDASRWVVERYEAIS
- a CDS encoding TspO/MBR family protein, which gives rise to MTRWGLVAAAATAASALVGTVGTRPKNAWYRALKKPVWQPPPWAFPLAWTPLYVSIAWSASRSLRAAPAGSRRRTYAAALTGDLVLNAGWCWAFFAARSLPAGLATIVALDGANLALIDRTARLDRAAAAALLPYVAWTGFATVLNLALWRRN